The following are from one region of the Bradyrhizobium sediminis genome:
- a CDS encoding CHASE2 domain-containing protein — MKRLRVLRRWFMRKFGIARLLCLAILIGLAALRVADPAAVEELRVRTFDKFQVVDPRVKTAKPVTIIDVDEKSLAKLGQWPWPRTRIADLVDRLTSLGAIVIAFDIVFAEPDRLNPGEAADTIRNLDEETRAKLRALPSNDQILADAIKRSRVVLGESGLPYVLTEFDKSLPVTGLAMRGEEPQPFLLDFPGLVRNVHVLEEAAAGRGLFSIKNERDGIVRRVPMIMLAQGATMPSLSFEMLRVASGSGTILTKAEKAGLQSVGVRGFEIPTDNNGQIWVHFARRDPSIYVSAVDVLEGRVAPDRIAQKLVLIGTSAVGLLDVKTTPVDPVMPGVEIHAQVLESVLTRTELSRPNYAIVAEFLSALLLGLLVIAFAPMFGPITLVAVGALFATVLMGTSWYFYTQHRLLIDFTYPLASTTSIYLTLIFSSFVREQKQRRQIRSAFGQYLSPALIEQLAQSPEKLQLGGEEREMTIMFSDVRGFTTISESYKHDPQGLTALMNRFLTPLTNAILDRKGTIDKYMGDAIMAFWNAPLDDKEHEINACEAALDMLERIDALNQEREIEAQDGGHAYIPINVGVGLNTGVCVVGNMGSNLRFDYSVLGDSVNLASRLEGQSKEYGFPIIIGSRTAMAVKDRFAILELDFIMVKGKQEPEVIYAIAGREDTAQSEHFQRLRNLTIEMLTCYRNRDWDGALATIERGRKSDDGHALEYLYKLYETRIRGYQESPPPQDWNGAFALLTK; from the coding sequence ATGAAGCGACTGAGAGTATTACGGCGCTGGTTCATGCGGAAGTTCGGGATTGCGAGGCTGCTGTGCCTCGCGATCCTGATCGGGCTGGCGGCGCTGCGCGTCGCCGATCCCGCCGCGGTCGAGGAACTCCGGGTCAGGACCTTCGATAAATTCCAGGTCGTTGACCCCCGGGTGAAGACCGCAAAGCCGGTGACCATCATCGACGTCGACGAAAAGAGCCTGGCGAAGCTCGGCCAGTGGCCCTGGCCGCGCACGCGGATCGCGGATCTGGTCGACAGACTGACCAGTCTCGGCGCCATCGTGATCGCCTTCGATATCGTGTTCGCGGAGCCCGACCGGCTCAATCCGGGCGAGGCCGCCGACACGATCCGCAACCTCGATGAGGAAACCCGGGCCAAGCTGCGTGCGCTGCCGAGCAACGATCAAATCCTGGCCGATGCCATCAAGCGGTCCCGCGTGGTGCTGGGCGAATCCGGGCTTCCCTACGTCCTCACCGAATTCGACAAGTCGCTGCCGGTAACGGGGCTCGCCATGCGCGGCGAGGAGCCGCAACCGTTCCTGCTCGATTTCCCCGGGCTGGTGCGCAACGTTCATGTCCTGGAGGAGGCGGCCGCGGGGCGCGGGCTGTTCTCGATCAAGAACGAGCGCGACGGCATCGTGCGGCGGGTGCCGATGATCATGCTGGCGCAGGGCGCCACCATGCCGTCCCTGAGCTTCGAGATGCTGCGGGTCGCCAGCGGCAGCGGCACCATTCTGACCAAGGCCGAAAAGGCCGGCCTGCAGAGCGTCGGCGTCAGGGGTTTCGAAATTCCGACCGATAACAACGGCCAGATCTGGGTTCATTTCGCGCGCCGCGATCCGTCGATCTATGTTTCGGCGGTCGACGTGCTCGAAGGCCGCGTCGCGCCGGATAGGATTGCGCAAAAGCTGGTGCTGATCGGAACCTCGGCGGTCGGGCTTCTCGATGTCAAGACCACGCCGGTCGATCCCGTGATGCCCGGCGTCGAAATTCACGCCCAGGTGCTCGAGAGCGTGCTGACCCGAACGGAACTGTCGCGGCCCAATTACGCCATCGTCGCCGAATTTCTCTCCGCTCTCCTCCTCGGGCTGCTGGTGATCGCGTTTGCTCCGATGTTCGGACCGATCACCCTCGTTGCGGTCGGCGCCCTGTTTGCGACGGTGCTGATGGGGACCTCCTGGTACTTCTACACCCAGCACCGCCTGCTGATCGATTTCACCTACCCGCTGGCGTCGACCACGTCGATTTACCTCACCCTGATCTTCTCCAGCTTCGTCAGGGAGCAGAAGCAGCGCCGGCAGATTCGCTCGGCATTCGGCCAGTATCTGTCGCCCGCGCTGATCGAGCAGCTCGCGCAGTCGCCGGAAAAGCTCCAGCTCGGCGGCGAGGAGCGCGAGATGACCATCATGTTCTCCGACGTCCGCGGTTTCACCACCATCTCGGAGTCCTACAAGCACGATCCGCAGGGCCTGACGGCGCTGATGAACCGGTTCCTGACGCCGCTGACCAACGCCATCCTCGATCGCAAGGGCACCATCGACAAATACATGGGCGACGCCATCATGGCGTTCTGGAATGCGCCGCTCGACGACAAGGAACACGAAATCAATGCCTGCGAGGCGGCGCTCGACATGCTGGAGCGGATCGACGCCCTCAACCAGGAGCGCGAGATCGAGGCCCAGGACGGCGGTCACGCCTATATTCCGATCAATGTCGGCGTCGGTCTGAATACCGGCGTCTGCGTCGTCGGCAACATGGGATCCAATTTGCGCTTCGACTATTCGGTGCTGGGCGACAGCGTCAACCTGGCGTCGCGGCTGGAAGGACAATCCAAGGAATACGGATTCCCGATCATCATCGGCTCCAGGACCGCGATGGCGGTCAAGGACAGGTTTGCGATCCTCGAACTCGATTTCATCATGGTCAAGGGCAAGCAGGAGCCCGAGGTGATCTACGCCATCGCCGGCCGCGAGGATACCGCGCAGTCCGAACATTTCCAGCGGCTGCGCAACCTGACCATCGAGATGCTGACCTGTTATCGCAACCGCGACTGGGACGGCGCGCTGGCAACGATCGAGCGTGGCCGCAAGAGCGATGACGGGCACGCGCTGGAATATCTATACAAATTATACGAGACGCGGATCCGCGGCTACCAGGAAAGTCCGCCGCCGCAAGACTGGAACGGCGCCTTCGCGCTGCTGACGAAGTAG